In the Flavisolibacter tropicus genome, one interval contains:
- a CDS encoding DUF4421 family protein, protein MPISFYTIAFLFLFIINRGAYCQTISNTQDSSIKVKDSNYIKRLDTLIHLQTWISTTRVEYTLVYSKDFKMVLAPNEINSLSLGFSYRYLDLGISFTPNFLNAGKDEDKKGQSERFSFRTSFSMYRFNLSFDISSIKGFYLKNSAQLRGAFPDSPYVLFPNLSVGNVNFLLRYNVNPNFSTAALTGGTQIQRRSAYTILPTFQFAIFKFHDGTENTGIQNESTYSTDLNLLLPVMGTWVISPRFSASLGAGPSVGVDFFKSVALDASNRVVLSKGTALSVGYTLQTAISFNHGRLFTGLESRYRSYGHSIEDVSKLIKQYSYFQLYIGWRLKAPSAAKNSLDWVNKVSPIDLD, encoded by the coding sequence ATGCCAATCAGCTTCTATACTATAGCCTTCTTATTCCTCTTCATCATAAACAGAGGTGCATATTGCCAAACAATTAGCAACACACAGGATAGCAGTATTAAGGTCAAGGATTCTAATTATATCAAACGACTGGATACATTAATACATCTGCAAACATGGATCAGTACCACGCGAGTGGAGTATACACTTGTTTATAGCAAAGATTTTAAAATGGTACTGGCACCAAATGAGATCAACAGTCTATCGTTGGGTTTCAGCTACCGCTATTTAGATCTGGGCATTAGTTTTACTCCTAACTTCTTAAATGCTGGAAAAGATGAGGATAAAAAAGGCCAATCGGAACGATTCAGCTTCAGAACCAGCTTTAGTATGTATCGGTTCAACCTAAGTTTTGATATCAGTTCCATAAAAGGGTTTTATCTAAAGAATAGCGCCCAGCTCAGAGGTGCATTTCCTGATTCACCCTATGTACTCTTTCCTAACCTTTCCGTTGGCAATGTTAATTTTTTACTGCGCTATAATGTCAATCCAAACTTTTCAACAGCAGCGTTGACCGGAGGTACGCAGATCCAGCGGCGTTCTGCCTATACGATCTTACCCACTTTTCAATTTGCTATTTTTAAATTCCACGATGGTACAGAGAATACGGGGATACAAAACGAGAGCACTTATAGCACGGATCTTAACCTGTTGCTTCCTGTTATGGGCACTTGGGTCATCTCACCTAGATTTTCAGCATCCCTAGGCGCGGGCCCCAGCGTTGGTGTAGATTTTTTCAAGTCGGTAGCACTGGATGCCTCAAACCGAGTGGTATTATCTAAAGGTACTGCACTTAGCGTAGGCTACACGTTACAAACGGCAATCAGCTTTAATCACGGAAGACTGTTTACTGGACTAGAATCCCGCTATAGAAGCTATGGACATAGCATAGAAGATGTTTCTAAACTAATTAAACAATACTCCTATTTTCAACTCTATATTGGATGGCGACTAAAGGCCCCATCTGCGGCAAAAAATAGTCTTGACTGGGTAAATAAGGTTTCGCCCATTGATCTTGATTGA
- a CDS encoding class I SAM-dependent methyltransferase has product MSESASVQQPSANPTQTNPNKALWEKGDFTRIAETMRESGAELVADLGVTKGLNVLDLGCGDGTTAIPAAKLGANVTGVDIARNLVEAGNKRAQKEGLTNCTFQEGDATDLKELKDNSYDLVVSIFGAMFAPKPNDVAKEMVRVTRQGGRIVMGNWIPGDPTLVAQILKISSAYTPPPPEGFISPMLWGVESNVIERFGNAGIPKENISFVRDTYTFIAPFSPIELVTRFKDFYGPTMNAFDAAEKNGKAVELQKELEELFTSQNKSGGENTTSIPATFLRVTVQC; this is encoded by the coding sequence ATGAGCGAGTCAGCATCTGTACAGCAACCCTCTGCTAATCCAACACAAACAAACCCTAACAAAGCACTATGGGAAAAAGGAGACTTTACCCGCATTGCAGAAACAATGCGCGAAAGTGGCGCCGAATTAGTAGCCGATCTGGGTGTTACCAAAGGCCTTAACGTATTAGACCTTGGCTGTGGCGATGGTACTACCGCCATACCTGCAGCAAAACTGGGCGCCAACGTAACCGGAGTGGACATTGCCCGAAACCTGGTAGAGGCAGGCAATAAACGTGCGCAGAAAGAAGGCCTTACCAACTGTACCTTCCAGGAAGGAGATGCCACTGATCTGAAAGAGCTTAAGGATAATAGTTATGACCTTGTTGTTAGCATATTTGGAGCCATGTTTGCGCCCAAACCCAATGATGTTGCCAAGGAAATGGTGCGTGTAACCCGCCAGGGCGGACGTATTGTTATGGGCAATTGGATTCCTGGCGACCCAACCCTGGTAGCTCAAATCTTAAAAATCAGTTCTGCCTATACCCCACCTCCGCCTGAAGGATTTATTAGCCCGATGTTATGGGGTGTAGAAAGCAATGTTATTGAACGCTTTGGCAATGCTGGTATACCAAAGGAAAATATATCCTTTGTCAGAGACACCTATACATTCATTGCTCCCTTCTCGCCTATTGAACTGGTAACCCGCTTCAAAGACTTTTATGGCCCTACCATGAATGCATTTGATGCTGCGGAAAAGAATGGAAAGGCAGTGGAACTGCAGAAAGAATTAGAGGAATTATTTACTAGTCAAAACAAAAGCGGCGGGGAAAATACAACCTCCATCCCTGCAACATTCTTGCGTGTAACGGTTCAGTGCTGA